A window of Pseudomonas monteilii contains these coding sequences:
- a CDS encoding peptidase, producing the protein MIRLLKFFWWSFVAVICALVLGVSGAFLYLSPSLPSVDALRSIQLQIPLRVFSSDGKLIAEFGEMRRSPIRFDEIPPQFIQALLSAEDDNFLNHYGVDPSSLMRAATQLVKSGHIQTGGSTITMQVAKNFFLSSERSFSRKTTEILLALQIERELTKDEILELYVNKIYLGNRAYGIEAAAQVYYGKSIRDVSLAQMAMIAGLPKAPSRFNPLANPVRAKERRDWILGRMYRLGKIDQASYQTALAEPLNASYHVPTPEVNAPWIAEMARAEMVGRYGSEAYTEGFRVTTTVPSDLQEIANSAVLDGLSAYDERHGYRGPEARYPGKTFAEWQRVLGKQRNLGGLEPAIVMQVTKTGLLVMTRGGKEEQVAWDTLKWARPHLNVNSLGRAPTSPADVAQAGDLIRVQRLADGTLKFSQVPAAQSALVTLDPNNGAIRALVGGFSFEQSNYNRAMQAKRQPGSSFKPFIYSAALDSGYTAASLVNDAPIVFVDPSVDKVWRPKNDTNTFLGPIRMREALYKSRNLVSIRLLQAMGVDKTIDYIAQFGFNKQDLPRNLSLALGTATLTPMEIATGWSTFANGGYKISPYLIERIESRSGETLFTANPARVPQAQQDQAGIAAPEQPLNVQLPGEAAPANAQLAATPQLPQIAERIIDGRTTYILTSMLQDVIKRGTGRRALALGRDDLAGKTGTTNDSKDAWFSGYNADYMTTVWSGFDQPETLGRREYGGTVSLPIWMNFMGAALKGKPSHPPAEPEGILSLRVDPISGRAARPDTPNAYFELFKAEDSPPSSGELGNGVAPGSPLPADEATPMDLF; encoded by the coding sequence TTGATACGCCTGCTGAAGTTCTTCTGGTGGTCTTTCGTCGCTGTCATCTGTGCGCTGGTACTCGGTGTAAGCGGTGCGTTTCTCTACCTTAGCCCGAGCCTGCCTTCGGTCGATGCGCTCCGAAGCATCCAGTTGCAGATACCGCTGAGGGTCTTCAGCAGCGATGGCAAGCTGATCGCCGAATTCGGCGAAATGCGCCGCTCGCCGATCCGTTTCGATGAAATCCCCCCTCAGTTCATTCAGGCGCTTCTGTCAGCCGAGGACGACAATTTCCTCAATCACTATGGGGTCGATCCCAGCAGCCTGATGCGCGCGGCCACCCAGCTGGTCAAGTCCGGGCACATCCAGACCGGCGGCAGCACGATCACCATGCAGGTGGCGAAGAACTTCTTCCTGAGCAGCGAGCGCAGCTTCTCGCGCAAGACCACCGAGATCCTGCTGGCCCTGCAGATCGAGCGCGAGCTGACCAAGGACGAGATCCTCGAGCTGTACGTCAACAAGATCTACCTGGGCAACCGTGCCTATGGGATCGAGGCCGCCGCGCAGGTGTACTACGGCAAGTCGATCCGTGACGTGAGCCTGGCGCAGATGGCCATGATCGCCGGCCTGCCCAAGGCGCCTTCGCGCTTCAACCCGCTGGCCAACCCGGTGCGTGCCAAGGAGCGACGCGACTGGATCCTGGGCCGCATGTACCGCCTGGGCAAGATCGACCAGGCCAGCTACCAGACCGCCCTGGCCGAGCCACTGAACGCCAGCTACCACGTGCCGACGCCTGAGGTGAACGCACCCTGGATCGCCGAGATGGCGCGTGCGGAAATGGTCGGCCGCTATGGCAGCGAGGCCTACACCGAAGGCTTCCGCGTCACCACCACGGTGCCGAGCGACCTGCAGGAAATCGCCAACAGCGCCGTGCTCGACGGCCTGTCCGCCTACGACGAGCGCCATGGCTACCGCGGCCCGGAAGCGCGTTACCCAGGCAAGACATTCGCCGAATGGCAACGCGTGCTGGGCAAGCAGCGCAACCTGGGCGGCCTGGAGCCGGCCATCGTGATGCAGGTCACCAAGACCGGCCTGTTGGTGATGACCCGGGGCGGCAAAGAGGAACAGGTGGCCTGGGACACCCTGAAGTGGGCCCGCCCTCACCTGAACGTCAACAGCCTGGGACGCGCGCCCACCTCACCGGCCGACGTCGCCCAGGCCGGCGACCTGATCCGTGTGCAGCGGCTGGCCGACGGCACGCTGAAATTCAGTCAGGTCCCGGCGGCACAGAGCGCTCTGGTGACCCTGGACCCGAACAACGGCGCCATCCGCGCCCTGGTCGGTGGCTTCTCCTTCGAGCAGAGCAACTACAACCGTGCGATGCAGGCCAAGCGTCAGCCCGGTTCGAGCTTCAAGCCGTTCATCTACAGCGCGGCACTCGACAGCGGCTACACCGCGGCCAGCCTGGTCAACGATGCGCCGATCGTCTTCGTCGACCCGTCCGTCGACAAGGTCTGGCGTCCGAAGAACGATACCAACACGTTCCTGGGCCCGATCCGCATGCGCGAAGCGCTGTACAAGTCGCGCAACCTGGTGTCCATCCGCCTGCTGCAGGCGATGGGTGTGGACAAGACTATCGACTACATCGCCCAGTTCGGCTTCAACAAGCAGGACCTGCCGCGCAACCTGTCCCTGGCGCTGGGCACCGCCACGTTGACGCCCATGGAGATCGCCACCGGCTGGAGCACCTTCGCCAACGGGGGTTACAAGATCAGCCCTTACCTGATCGAGCGCATCGAAAGCCGCTCGGGCGAGACGCTGTTCACCGCCAACCCGGCGCGCGTGCCGCAGGCACAGCAGGACCAGGCCGGCATCGCGGCGCCGGAGCAGCCGCTCAACGTCCAGTTGCCAGGGGAAGCCGCACCGGCCAATGCCCAGCTGGCCGCCACCCCGCAACTGCCCCAGATCGCCGAGCGCATCATCGACGGTCGCACCACCTACATCCTGACCAGCATGCTGCAGGACGTCATCAAGCGCGGCACCGGGCGTCGCGCCCTGGCCCTGGGCCGTGACGACCTGGCCGGCAAGACCGGAACGACCAACGACTCCAAGGATGCCTGGTTCTCGGGCTACAACGCCGACTACATGACGACGGTCTGGAGCGGTTTCGACCAGCCCGAGACCCTGGGTCGACGCGAATACGGTGGCACCGTGTCGCTGCCGATCTGGATGAACTTCATGGGGGCGGCGCTCAAGGGCAAGCCAAGCCATCCGCCGGCCGAGCCGGAGGGCATCCTGAGCCTGCGCGTCGACCCGATCAGCGGTCGCGCAGCCCGACCGGACACGCCCAACGCCTACTTCGAGCTGTTCAAGGCCGAGGACTCGCCACCGTCGTCCGGCGAGCTGGGCAATGGCGTGGCACCGGGCAGCCCGCTGCCCGCCGACGAGGCGACGCCGATGGACCTGTTCTAA
- a CDS encoding malate dehydrogenase: MSDLKTAALEYHAKPRPGKLSVELTKPTSTARDLSLAYSPGVAEPVREIGRDPELAYKYTGKGNLVAVISDGTAILGLGDLGPLASKPVMEGKGVLFKRFAGVDVFDIEVDAESPQAFIDTVKRISITFGGINLEDIKAPECFEIERALIEQCDIPVFHDDQHGTAIVTAAGMINALEIAGKTLEEAKIVCLGAGAAAISCMKLLVSMGAKVENIFMIDRSGVIHAGREDLNQYKAQFAHATDKRTLADALEGADVFVGLSGPNLLSAEGLASMAANPIVFACSNPDPEIKPELAHATRDDVIMATGRSDYPNQVNNVLGFPFIFRGALDVRAKRINEEMKIAAAIALKDLAKLPVPKEVCEAYGVESLSFGREYIIPKPMDARLITVVSDAVAKAAIESGVATLPYPKHYPLKSVDDVFNG, encoded by the coding sequence ATGTCAGATCTCAAAACCGCCGCCCTCGAATACCATGCCAAGCCGCGCCCAGGGAAACTGAGCGTCGAACTCACCAAGCCGACCTCCACTGCACGTGACCTGTCCCTGGCCTACAGCCCGGGCGTCGCCGAGCCGGTGCGCGAGATCGGCCGTGACCCTGAGCTGGCCTACAAGTACACCGGCAAGGGCAACCTGGTGGCGGTGATCTCCGATGGCACCGCCATTCTCGGCCTCGGTGACCTGGGCCCGCTGGCCTCCAAGCCGGTCATGGAGGGCAAGGGCGTTCTGTTCAAGCGGTTCGCCGGTGTGGACGTGTTCGACATCGAAGTCGATGCCGAAAGCCCGCAAGCCTTCATCGACACCGTCAAGCGCATCTCCATCACCTTCGGCGGCATCAACCTGGAAGATATCAAGGCACCGGAGTGCTTCGAGATCGAGCGCGCGCTGATCGAACAGTGCGACATCCCAGTGTTCCACGATGACCAGCATGGCACCGCGATCGTGACCGCGGCTGGCATGATCAACGCGCTGGAAATCGCCGGGAAGACGCTGGAAGAGGCGAAGATCGTCTGCCTGGGCGCTGGCGCTGCCGCGATCTCGTGCATGAAGCTGCTGGTCAGCATGGGTGCCAAGGTCGAGAACATCTTCATGATCGACCGCAGTGGTGTCATCCACGCGGGCCGTGAAGACCTGAACCAGTACAAGGCGCAGTTCGCCCATGCCACCGACAAGCGCACCCTGGCCGACGCCCTGGAAGGTGCCGACGTGTTCGTCGGTCTGTCCGGCCCGAACCTGCTGAGCGCCGAAGGCCTCGCCTCCATGGCAGCGAACCCGATCGTCTTCGCCTGTTCCAACCCGGACCCGGAAATCAAGCCCGAGCTGGCGCACGCCACCCGTGACGACGTGATCATGGCAACCGGCCGTTCCGACTACCCGAACCAGGTCAACAACGTCCTGGGCTTCCCCTTCATCTTCCGTGGCGCCCTGGACGTGCGTGCCAAGCGCATCAACGAAGAGATGAAGATCGCCGCCGCCATCGCCCTGAAGGACCTGGCCAAGCTGCCGGTGCCCAAAGAAGTCTGCGAGGCCTACGGCGTCGAATCGCTGAGCTTCGGTCGCGAGTACATCATCCCGAAACCGATGGACGCGCGCCTGATCACTGTGGTCTCGGATGCGGTGGCCAAGGCCGCCATCGAGTCCGGCGTCGCGACCCTGCCGTACCCGAAGCACTACCCGCTCAAGAGCGTGGATGACGTGTTCAACGGCTGA
- a CDS encoding nuclease, translated as MRMANPLGFAPLHKKAPLVGAFFMAAIWGSSAQAELRCAPPGLVQQATVRHVVDGDTLRLTDGRSVRLIGINAPEIGRRGHPSEPFADAARQRLRALVKASGGRLGLVVGKERSDHYGRLLAHAYGRDGRNLEARLLSEGLGYRVAIAPNVALTRCHRQAERQAREAGVGLWRRQAVRQAAELRRPGFAVVTGRVGQVRRHRSGVSLVLDDRLLVTVPARLHDRLSVSALERLRGRQVEVRGWVRQRAGTGTGKRNGPRWSLSLTDPSMLEAR; from the coding sequence ATGCGCATGGCGAACCCTCTGGGCTTCGCACCGCTGCACAAGAAGGCGCCCCTCGTGGGCGCCTTTTTCATGGCTGCGATCTGGGGATCGTCCGCTCAGGCCGAGCTGCGCTGTGCCCCGCCTGGGCTCGTGCAGCAGGCGACCGTTCGCCATGTCGTGGACGGCGATACCCTTAGGCTGACCGATGGGCGCAGTGTGCGTCTGATCGGTATCAACGCGCCGGAGATTGGTCGACGGGGTCACCCCAGCGAACCGTTCGCCGACGCTGCGCGGCAACGCCTGCGGGCATTGGTCAAGGCCAGTGGCGGGCGCCTTGGCCTGGTGGTGGGCAAGGAGCGCAGCGACCACTATGGCCGGCTGCTGGCCCATGCCTATGGCCGCGATGGCCGGAATCTCGAAGCCCGGTTGCTCAGCGAAGGCCTGGGCTACCGCGTGGCCATCGCGCCCAACGTGGCCCTGACCCGCTGCCATCGGCAGGCCGAGCGCCAGGCCCGGGAGGCGGGTGTCGGGCTGTGGCGACGCCAGGCCGTGCGTCAGGCTGCCGAGCTGCGGCGCCCCGGCTTTGCCGTGGTCACGGGGCGCGTCGGCCAGGTCAGGCGTCACCGCTCGGGCGTGTCGCTGGTGCTCGACGATCGACTCCTGGTGACGGTGCCTGCCCGTCTGCACGACCGGCTGTCCGTGAGCGCACTCGAGCGCCTTCGCGGTCGCCAGGTGGAGGTGCGCGGCTGGGTGCGCCAGCGTGCTGGCACGGGGACGGGCAAGCGCAACGGGCCGCGCTGGAGCCTGTCGCTGACCGATCCGAGCATGCTTGAGGCGCGCTGA
- the rpmE gene encoding 50S ribosomal protein L31 (RpmE; there appears to be two types of ribosomal proteins L31 in bacterial genomes; some contain a CxxC motif while others do not; Bacillus subtilis has both types; the proteins in this cluster have the CXXC motif; RpmE is found in exponentially growing Bacilli while YtiA was found after exponential growth; expression of ytiA is controlled by a zinc-specific transcriptional repressor; RpmE contains one zinc ion and a CxxC motif is responsible for this binding; forms an RNP particle along with proteins L5, L18, and L25 and 5S rRNA; found crosslinked to L2 and L25 and EF-G; may be near the peptidyltransferase site of the 50S ribosome) translates to MKADIHPNYEVVEVTCSCGSKFETRSTLAKPLAIDVCSQCHPFYTGKQKVLDTGGRVQKFADRFGMFGTKK, encoded by the coding sequence ATGAAAGCAGATATCCACCCGAATTACGAAGTTGTAGAAGTTACCTGCAGCTGCGGCAGCAAGTTCGAAACCCGTTCGACCCTGGCCAAGCCGCTGGCGATCGACGTGTGCTCGCAGTGCCACCCCTTCTACACCGGCAAGCAGAAAGTCCTGGACACCGGTGGTCGCGTACAGAAGTTCGCCGACCGCTTCGGCATGTTCGGTACCAAGAAGTAA
- a CDS encoding primosomal protein N', translated as MPDVILRLALPSPLRRLFDYRAPPGTSGKTFVPGMRLRVPFGRRELIGILVEVTDTSDVPPDKLRPATALLDPVSPLPSPLLKLCLWTAQYYQHSLGDTFNWALPTLLRQGEPAEMRQERFWQIAPGARLDDPRIARAPRQREALQTLAQHPHGVAHAVLSKLGLSKDSLDLLLAKQLVEIELRRHLPAARHEHWLAQPELPLNEEQRAAFDAVRSSFGGFQAFLLAGVTGSGKTEVYLQLIRETLEAGKQALVLIPEINLGPQTLARFEQRFNARIALLHSAVNDRERLDAWLAARDGEADIIIGTRSALFTPMKHPGLIIIDEEHDGSYKQQEGLRYHARDLALVRARQEDVPILLGSATPSLESLHNAHGGRYGLLRMHQRAGGARQPRFLRLDVKSRPLDSGISGPLQQAIGQTLAAGQQVLVFLNRRGFAPTLLCHDCGWLSGCPRCDARMTVHQRSGLLRCHHCGHEERIPHQCPQCNHVDLRPVGAGTERAEERLSTLFPEYPVLRVDRDSTARKDAMQNLFATIQRGQPCILVGTQMLAKGHHFPRVTLVAILDADGGLFSGDFRASEHMAQLIVQVAGRAGRAEEPGKVIVQTHLAEHPLLVQLTEQGYFAFADQALSERRAASLPPFSHLALLRAEAHKPGQAEAFLDEACTAAERLLAAQGASGIELLGPVPAPMERRAGRYRAQLLLQANARAALHRLLASWLLELEQMPSGRQVRWSLDVDPVDLY; from the coding sequence GTGCCCGACGTCATCCTGCGCCTTGCCCTTCCTTCGCCGTTGCGCAGGTTGTTCGACTACCGTGCGCCACCCGGAACCTCGGGCAAGACCTTTGTACCAGGCATGCGGCTGCGCGTGCCGTTCGGTCGGCGCGAACTGATCGGCATTCTGGTCGAGGTGACCGACACCAGTGACGTGCCGCCCGACAAGCTGCGTCCGGCCACGGCGCTGCTCGATCCGGTCTCGCCCCTGCCCTCACCCTTGCTCAAGCTGTGCCTGTGGACGGCGCAGTACTACCAGCACAGCCTGGGCGACACCTTCAACTGGGCCTTGCCGACTTTGTTGCGCCAAGGTGAACCGGCCGAGATGCGTCAGGAGCGGTTCTGGCAGATCGCCCCCGGCGCGCGCCTGGACGACCCGCGCATCGCCCGAGCGCCCCGCCAGCGCGAAGCCTTGCAGACACTGGCGCAGCACCCCCACGGCGTGGCCCACGCGGTGCTGAGCAAGCTGGGCCTGAGCAAGGACAGCCTCGACCTGCTGCTGGCCAAGCAACTGGTCGAGATCGAACTGCGCCGTCACCTGCCTGCCGCGCGCCACGAACACTGGCTCGCCCAGCCTGAGCTGCCGCTGAACGAAGAACAGCGCGCCGCGTTCGACGCCGTGCGCTCCTCGTTCGGCGGCTTCCAGGCGTTTCTCCTGGCGGGGGTGACCGGCAGCGGCAAGACCGAGGTGTACCTGCAACTGATCCGCGAAACCCTTGAGGCCGGCAAGCAGGCGCTGGTGCTGATCCCCGAGATCAACCTGGGGCCACAGACCCTGGCGCGCTTCGAACAACGCTTCAATGCACGCATCGCCCTGCTGCATTCGGCGGTCAACGACCGCGAGCGGCTCGATGCCTGGCTCGCGGCGCGCGATGGCGAGGCGGACATCATCATCGGCACGCGCTCGGCGCTGTTCACACCGATGAAGCACCCGGGCCTGATCATCATCGACGAAGAGCACGATGGCTCCTATAAACAGCAGGAAGGCCTGCGCTACCACGCCCGGGATCTGGCGCTGGTGCGTGCGCGCCAGGAAGACGTGCCGATCCTGCTCGGTTCGGCCACCCCGTCGCTGGAAAGCCTGCACAACGCCCACGGCGGCCGCTACGGCCTGCTGCGCATGCACCAGCGCGCCGGTGGCGCCCGGCAGCCACGCTTCCTGCGCCTGGACGTCAAGAGCCGGCCCCTGGACAGCGGCATCAGCGGCCCTCTGCAACAGGCCATCGGCCAGACCCTCGCGGCCGGGCAGCAGGTACTGGTCTTCCTCAACCGACGCGGCTTCGCGCCGACCCTGCTGTGCCATGACTGCGGCTGGCTGTCCGGCTGCCCGCGTTGCGATGCGCGCATGACCGTGCACCAGCGCTCGGGATTGCTGCGCTGCCATCATTGCGGCCACGAAGAGCGCATCCCGCACCAGTGCCCACAGTGCAACCATGTGGACCTGCGCCCGGTCGGCGCAGGCACCGAGCGGGCCGAAGAGCGCCTGAGCACGCTGTTCCCGGAATACCCGGTGCTGCGCGTGGACCGCGACAGCACCGCGCGCAAGGACGCCATGCAGAACCTGTTCGCCACCATCCAGCGAGGCCAGCCCTGCATCCTGGTCGGCACCCAGATGCTCGCCAAGGGGCACCACTTCCCACGGGTGACCCTGGTGGCGATCCTGGACGCCGACGGTGGTCTGTTCTCGGGCGATTTCCGCGCCAGCGAGCACATGGCGCAGCTGATCGTGCAGGTGGCCGGCCGCGCCGGACGGGCCGAGGAGCCCGGCAAGGTGATCGTGCAGACACACCTGGCCGAGCACCCCTTGCTGGTGCAACTGACCGAGCAGGGGTACTTCGCCTTCGCCGACCAGGCCTTGAGCGAGCGCCGGGCGGCAAGCTTGCCGCCTTTCTCCCACCTGGCCCTGCTGCGCGCCGAAGCGCACAAGCCGGGTCAGGCCGAAGCCTTCCTCGACGAAGCCTGCACGGCGGCCGAGCGCCTGCTCGCCGCGCAGGGTGCCAGCGGTATCGAACTGCTCGGACCGGTCCCGGCCCCCATGGAGCGTCGCGCGGGTCGCTACCGCGCTCAACTGCTGCTGCAAGCCAATGCCAGGGCCGCCTTGCACCGTCTGCTCGCCAGCTGGCTGCTGGAACTCGAGCAGATGCCTTCGGGCCGTCAGGTCCGCTGGTCGCTCGACGTGGACCCTGTGGATCTTTATTGA
- a CDS encoding arginine--tRNA ligase — MKDTIRQLIQQALTQLVTDGVLPDGLTPSIQVENARDKTHGDFASNIAMMLAKPAGLKPRDLAEQLIAALPACEDVSKVEIAGPGFLNFFQNTQALANRLDAALADAHLNVRKAGPAEKVVVDLSAPNLAKEMHVGHLRSTIIGDSVARVLEFLGDEVIRQNHVGDWGTQFGMLLAYLQENPVTSDELSDLENFYRAAKKRFDESEEFATRARGLVVKLQAGDPDCLALWTRFKDISLSHCQKTYELLNVKLSMADVMGESAYNADLANVVADLAATGLLVESQGAQCVFLDEYKTADGDPLPVIVQKADGGYLYATTDLAAVRYRSNVLKADRALYFVDQRQALHFNQVFEVARRAGFVGHPMRMEHMGFGTMNGADGRPFKTRDGGTVKLVDLLQEAKERAYALVKEKNTDLDEQALRQIGEVVGIGAVKYADLSKHRTSDYSFNFELMLNFDGNTAPYLLYAYTRVASVFRKLGKQFEDIEGQIVLQAPQEQDLGARLAQFGEVLNSVADKGTPHVLCAYLYDIAGLFSSFYENCPILAAETPEQQQSRLRLAALTGRTLKQGLELLGLETLERM; from the coding sequence ATGAAAGACACCATTCGCCAGCTGATCCAGCAAGCCCTCACCCAACTCGTCACCGACGGTGTGCTGCCTGATGGGCTGACGCCGTCGATCCAGGTGGAGAACGCCCGGGACAAGACCCACGGCGACTTCGCCAGCAACATCGCCATGATGCTGGCCAAGCCGGCCGGCCTGAAGCCGCGCGACCTGGCTGAACAGCTGATCGCCGCGCTGCCGGCCTGCGAAGACGTCAGCAAGGTCGAGATCGCCGGTCCGGGCTTCCTCAATTTCTTCCAGAACACCCAGGCCCTGGCCAATCGCCTGGACGCCGCGCTGGCCGATGCGCACCTCAACGTGCGCAAGGCAGGCCCTGCCGAGAAGGTGGTGGTCGACCTGTCGGCACCGAACCTGGCCAAGGAAATGCACGTCGGCCACCTGCGCTCGACGATCATCGGCGACAGCGTCGCCCGTGTGCTGGAGTTCCTCGGCGACGAGGTGATTCGTCAGAACCACGTCGGCGACTGGGGCACCCAGTTCGGCATGCTGTTGGCCTACCTCCAGGAAAACCCGGTCACCAGCGACGAGCTGTCGGACCTGGAAAACTTCTATCGCGCGGCCAAGAAACGCTTCGACGAGTCCGAGGAATTCGCCACCCGTGCCCGTGGCCTGGTGGTCAAGCTGCAGGCCGGCGACCCTGACTGCCTGGCGCTGTGGACGCGCTTCAAGGACATCTCGCTGTCGCATTGCCAGAAGACCTACGAGCTGCTCAACGTCAAGCTGAGCATGGCCGATGTCATGGGCGAGAGCGCCTACAACGCCGACCTGGCCAACGTGGTCGCGGACCTGGCGGCCACCGGCCTGCTGGTCGAGAGCCAGGGCGCGCAGTGCGTGTTCCTCGACGAATACAAGACCGCCGATGGCGACCCGCTGCCGGTGATCGTGCAGAAGGCCGACGGTGGCTACCTGTACGCCACCACCGACCTGGCAGCCGTGCGCTACCGCAGCAACGTGCTCAAGGCAGACCGTGCGCTGTACTTCGTCGACCAGCGCCAGGCCCTGCACTTCAACCAGGTGTTCGAAGTCGCCCGTCGGGCTGGCTTCGTCGGCCACCCGATGCGCATGGAGCACATGGGCTTCGGCACCATGAACGGCGCCGACGGCCGTCCGTTCAAGACCCGCGACGGCGGCACCGTCAAGCTCGTGGACCTGCTCCAGGAAGCCAAGGAGCGCGCCTATGCGCTGGTCAAGGAAAAGAACACCGACCTGGACGAGCAGGCCCTGCGCCAGATCGGCGAAGTCGTCGGCATCGGCGCGGTCAAGTACGCCGACCTGTCCAAGCACCGCACCAGCGACTACAGCTTCAACTTCGAGCTGATGCTCAACTTCGACGGCAATACTGCGCCTTACCTACTGTACGCCTACACCCGTGTCGCCAGCGTCTTCCGCAAGCTGGGCAAGCAGTTCGAGGACATCGAAGGCCAGATCGTGCTGCAGGCGCCGCAGGAGCAGGACCTCGGTGCCCGTCTGGCGCAGTTCGGCGAAGTGCTCAACAGCGTCGCCGACAAGGGCACGCCGCACGTGCTGTGCGCCTACCTGTACGACATCGCCGGCCTGTTCTCGAGCTTCTACGAGAACTGCCCGATTCTCGCAGCCGAAACGCCTGAGCAGCAGCAGAGCCGCCTGCGCCTGGCGGCGCTGACCGGACGGACCCTCAAGCAGGGTCTGGAGCTGCTTGGCCTGGAAACCCTGGAGCGCATGTAA
- a CDS encoding cell division protein, translated as MAAKKKPAPKRGASRTQAPAKQPIPGWVWLAAGLTIGAFVVFLMKLEPGSGDVKRTQPEQQQAEKAAQAAKTPPSPEQPVKPKYDFYTLLPESEVIVPPEAVPEKTPPVPAQPVPPPTKPVTAEEAAKIDTARAQAALSGQTPPPAPPVLKPAATTQYFLQAGSFRKQADADKVRAQIILLGQAVKVESGTVKEETWYRVLVGPFSNREQLTVAQKQLGGAGFNNLLLQQRQIRQ; from the coding sequence GTGGCCGCCAAGAAGAAGCCTGCGCCCAAGCGTGGCGCCAGCCGCACGCAAGCCCCTGCCAAGCAGCCCATCCCAGGCTGGGTATGGCTGGCGGCAGGCCTGACGATCGGTGCGTTCGTGGTCTTCCTGATGAAGCTCGAGCCTGGCAGCGGCGACGTCAAGCGCACCCAGCCCGAGCAGCAGCAGGCCGAGAAGGCCGCGCAAGCGGCCAAGACGCCGCCCTCGCCCGAGCAGCCGGTCAAGCCCAAGTACGACTTCTACACCCTGCTCCCGGAGTCGGAAGTGATCGTGCCGCCGGAAGCTGTGCCGGAGAAGACGCCACCGGTGCCTGCCCAGCCCGTGCCGCCGCCGACCAAGCCGGTCACGGCCGAGGAAGCGGCGAAGATCGACACCGCACGCGCCCAGGCGGCCCTGTCCGGGCAGACGCCACCGCCTGCACCGCCGGTGCTCAAGCCCGCCGCGACCACCCAGTACTTCCTGCAGGCCGGCTCGTTCCGCAAGCAGGCCGATGCCGACAAGGTTCGCGCGCAGATCATCCTGCTCGGTCAGGCGGTCAAGGTCGAATCCGGCACCGTGAAGGAAGAAACCTGGTACCGCGTCCTGGTCGGCCCGTTCAGCAACCGCGAACAGCTGACCGTGGCCCAGAAGCAGCTGGGCGGTGCCGGCTTCAACAACCTCCTGCTGCAGCAGCGCCAGATTCGGCAGTAA
- a CDS encoding peptidase P60: MPPLFKTWLTLCLLLPLAAHATNREQRLPNGFTGYTVHYGTSAKVAHAPLRAKPSNAAKLKAGPTVASANKQSSAVLKRAVNAIGTPYRWGGSSPSKGFDCSGLVKYAFDDVANVNLPRTSSAMAQGHGVKVAREDLKPGDLIFFNIKSRRVNHVAIYLGNDRFIHAPRRGKRVSIDTLNKPYWKQHYVVAKRVLPKDTGTAGLQVVKR, encoded by the coding sequence ATGCCACCTTTGTTCAAGACATGGCTGACCCTCTGCCTCTTATTGCCCCTGGCCGCCCACGCCACCAACCGTGAGCAACGTCTTCCCAACGGCTTTACCGGTTATACCGTCCATTACGGTACTTCGGCCAAGGTCGCCCACGCACCGCTTCGCGCCAAGCCCAGCAACGCCGCCAAGCTCAAGGCCGGCCCGACCGTCGCGTCTGCCAACAAGCAGAGCAGCGCCGTACTCAAGCGTGCGGTCAACGCGATCGGTACCCCTTATCGTTGGGGCGGCAGCAGCCCGAGCAAAGGGTTCGACTGCAGCGGCCTGGTGAAATACGCCTTCGACGATGTCGCCAACGTGAACCTGCCACGCACCTCCAGCGCCATGGCCCAGGGGCATGGTGTGAAGGTAGCACGCGAGGACCTGAAACCGGGCGATCTGATCTTCTTCAACATCAAGAGCCGCCGGGTCAACCACGTTGCCATCTACCTGGGCAACGACCGCTTCATCCATGCGCCGCGTCGCGGCAAGCGGGTCAGCATCGACACGCTGAACAAGCCCTACTGGAAGCAGCACTACGTGGTCGCCAAGCGGGTCCTGCCGAAGGACACGGGCACTGCAGGCCTGCAGGTGGTCAAACGCTGA